CGGCTTCGATGAGACCGGCGTGGAGCAGGGCGCTGATCTGGGGCGACATGCCGTGATAGCGCAGGCCGCCGGCGTGGATGGTGGCCGGCACAAAAGAATGGCCCAGGGTGTACATCTGGCAGATCGGGGCTACCCCGCCGGTGTCGGCCCAGTCCCAGGTATAGCTGCCTTTTGTCAGGGTCGGGCAGGCTGCCGGCTCGGCGGCGATGATCCTGGTCTTTTTGCCCTGCCTGAGGTTCTGGCGCAGAAACGGGAAGGCAAAGCCGCCGAAATTTGAGCCGCCGCCCGCACAGGCGATGACGATGTCCGGGTACTCACCGGCCATTTCCAGCTGTTGCAGCGCTTCCTCGCCAATAATCGTCTGGTGCAGCAACACGTGGGGCAGCACCGAGCCGAGGCTGTATTTGGTGTGGCCGTCCGAGGTCTGGGCGGCTTCGATGCCCTCTGACACGGCAATGCCGAGTGCCCCCGGATGGGCGGGGTTTTCGCTGAGCAGCCTGCGGCCGACAGCGGTCCGCTCGGACGGGCTGGCGTACACCTGCGCGCCATAGGTCTCGATGAGGTGTCGGCGGTAGGGTTTCTGGTCGTAGGAAATGCGGACCATATAGACC
The window above is part of the Desulfurellaceae bacterium genome. Proteins encoded here:
- a CDS encoding TrpB-like pyridoxal phosphate-dependent enzyme, which produces MSDQTQFPLDDSRLPRAWYNINPDLPAPLLPPLHPQTRQPVTPEFLSDFVILELMAQDMSQERCIEIPEPVRDIYKLWRPTLLSRARRLEQALQTPAHIYYKYEGSSPVGSHKPNTAVAQAFYAKQEGVRTLTTETGAGQWGSALAMACTFFGLGCEVYMVRISYDQKPYRRHLIETYGAQVYASPSERTAVGRRLLSENPAHPGALGIAVSEGIEAAQTSDGHTKYSLGSVLPHVLLHQTIIGEEALQQLEMAGEYPDIVIACAGGGSNFGGFAFPFLRQNLRQGKKTRIIAAEPAACPTLTKGSYTWDWADTGGVAPICQMYTLGHSFVPATIHAGGLRYHGMSPQISALLHAGLIEA